In Haloterrigena turkmenica DSM 5511, a single genomic region encodes these proteins:
- a CDS encoding sodium:calcium antiporter: MVEDLLESAIEGQGPWFAYVVLAAGAVVLTYSVEKLISYLTRAAIGLGVSIFTLAIIFTGFEFDDTVVALVFGAGGLERVALGTAFGTALAITGITLAVAAIVRPFPVEVPGDYLVLFVLSPFLLVPFVLAGTLGVVHGLVLVAAFVALLGYVVGREYQRDVPVFRDSEIAERIEADGGVPIDRLDLANIDRGTILEEIPEDRFVTGSRHEGAFWLGLSLLALVGVAAGALLLEAGSEAIIASWGIEETVFGATVLTLVLTFENLLLTIEPVRRGIPEIGIGHVVGSVMFSVTANVGVIALVADVVIPSSVLVFHLPAVIVLTAVAAYAIATGRLRRGHGYLLVGLYVAYWIVALLVFGGVPVPD, encoded by the coding sequence ATGGTCGAAGACCTCCTCGAGAGCGCCATCGAGGGCCAGGGGCCGTGGTTCGCGTACGTCGTCCTCGCCGCCGGCGCGGTCGTGCTCACCTACAGCGTCGAGAAACTCATCAGCTACCTCACTCGGGCCGCGATCGGTCTCGGCGTCTCGATCTTCACGCTCGCGATCATCTTCACGGGCTTCGAGTTCGACGACACCGTCGTCGCACTGGTGTTCGGCGCGGGCGGTCTCGAGCGAGTCGCGCTCGGGACGGCGTTCGGGACCGCCCTCGCGATCACCGGGATCACGCTGGCGGTGGCGGCGATCGTTCGGCCGTTTCCCGTAGAGGTGCCCGGGGATTACCTGGTGCTGTTCGTCCTCTCGCCGTTTCTCCTGGTTCCGTTCGTCCTCGCGGGCACGCTCGGCGTCGTCCACGGCCTCGTCCTCGTCGCGGCGTTCGTCGCCCTCCTCGGCTACGTCGTCGGTCGGGAGTACCAGCGCGACGTCCCGGTGTTCAGGGACTCGGAGATCGCGGAACGCATCGAGGCCGACGGCGGCGTGCCGATCGACCGACTCGACCTCGCGAACATCGACCGCGGAACGATTCTCGAGGAGATTCCCGAGGACCGGTTCGTCACCGGATCGCGCCACGAAGGGGCGTTCTGGCTCGGACTGTCGCTGCTCGCGCTCGTCGGGGTCGCCGCGGGCGCGCTCCTGCTCGAGGCGGGTTCGGAAGCGATCATCGCGTCGTGGGGGATCGAGGAGACGGTCTTCGGCGCAACCGTGCTCACGCTGGTTCTGACGTTCGAGAACCTGCTGTTGACGATCGAACCGGTCCGACGGGGGATCCCGGAGATCGGGATCGGTCACGTCGTCGGCAGCGTGATGTTTTCCGTCACGGCGAACGTCGGCGTCATCGCGCTCGTCGCGGACGTCGTGATTCCGTCGTCCGTGCTCGTCTTCCACCTCCCGGCGGTGATCGTCCTGACCGCGGTCGCCGCCTACGCCATCGCCACGGGGCGACTCCGGCGGGGGCACGGTTACCTACTGGTCGGACTGTACGTCGCGTACTGGATCGTCGCACTCCTCGTCTTCGGCGGCGTCCCGGTTCCGGACTGA
- a CDS encoding GlcG/HbpS family heme-binding protein: protein MVESVQLETAKEVIDAAEQRAEEIDNPMVIAVSNSEGNLVAQHRMDGAWLASIDISRNKAYTAAALDMPTHDLADPTRPGKSLYGLQNTNQGRMVIFGGGYPLERDGDIVGAIGVSGGAVEQDMDVAESGVDRFDERSP from the coding sequence ATGGTTGAGTCAGTACAACTCGAGACGGCGAAGGAGGTCATCGACGCGGCCGAGCAGCGAGCGGAAGAGATCGACAATCCGATGGTGATCGCGGTCTCGAATTCCGAGGGCAATCTCGTCGCCCAACACCGGATGGACGGCGCGTGGCTCGCGTCGATCGATATTTCGCGGAACAAGGCCTACACGGCGGCCGCCCTGGACATGCCGACGCACGATCTGGCCGATCCGACCCGGCCAGGCAAATCGCTCTACGGCCTGCAGAATACCAACCAGGGACGGATGGTCATTTTCGGCGGCGGCTATCCGTTGGAGCGGGACGGTGACATCGTCGGGGCGATCGGCGTTAGCGGCGGCGCGGTCGAGCAGGACATGGACGTCGCGGAGTCGGGCGTCGACAGATTCGACGAACGCTCTCCGTAA
- a CDS encoding glutathione-independent formaldehyde dehydrogenase, giving the protein MDAVVYQGPQEVAVESVDEPEIEHENDIIVDITTTCICGSDLHMYEGRTAADPGIVFGHENMGNVIETGDAVTSLEEGDRVVMPFNVACGFCRNCENGYTGFCTNVNPGFAGGAYGYVAMGPYKGGQAEKLRVPYADFNALKLPEGNEHEDAFALLADIFPTGWHGTRLANLQPGESIAIFGAGPVGLMAAYSAKIQGASEIYVVDRVESRLEMAEDHCDARPINFEESDPVEQIKDVHGGGVDNGVDAVGYQAIDPETDPGDDAYDPARENPAVVLNQLIQAVRPTGELGIPGLYVPSDPGAPDEMAAQGRLGIDFGKLFEKGLKLGTGQCNVKEYNRELRDMIIEGRADPSWVVSHRVDLDRAPEMYEKFDEREEGVIKVLLEP; this is encoded by the coding sequence ATGGACGCCGTCGTCTATCAGGGACCGCAGGAGGTAGCCGTCGAGTCGGTCGACGAGCCCGAGATCGAACACGAGAACGACATTATCGTCGATATCACGACGACGTGCATCTGTGGATCGGACCTCCACATGTACGAGGGGCGGACCGCGGCCGATCCGGGGATCGTCTTCGGGCACGAGAACATGGGCAACGTGATCGAGACCGGTGACGCCGTCACGTCGCTCGAGGAGGGTGACCGCGTCGTGATGCCGTTCAACGTCGCCTGCGGGTTCTGCCGCAACTGTGAGAACGGGTATACCGGGTTCTGTACCAACGTCAATCCCGGCTTCGCCGGCGGCGCGTACGGCTACGTCGCGATGGGACCGTACAAGGGCGGACAGGCCGAGAAACTCCGGGTTCCCTACGCCGACTTCAACGCGTTGAAACTGCCGGAGGGCAACGAACACGAGGACGCCTTCGCGCTCCTCGCGGACATCTTCCCGACGGGATGGCACGGTACCCGACTCGCGAACCTGCAACCCGGCGAATCGATCGCGATCTTCGGGGCCGGTCCCGTCGGCCTGATGGCCGCCTACAGCGCCAAGATCCAGGGCGCATCGGAGATCTACGTCGTCGATCGCGTCGAGAGCCGCCTCGAGATGGCCGAGGACCACTGCGACGCTCGCCCGATCAATTTCGAGGAGAGCGATCCAGTCGAGCAGATCAAGGACGTACACGGCGGCGGCGTCGACAACGGCGTCGACGCGGTGGGGTATCAAGCGATCGACCCCGAGACGGATCCGGGTGACGACGCGTACGATCCGGCCCGAGAAAACCCCGCGGTCGTGCTCAACCAGCTCATCCAGGCCGTCCGACCGACCGGCGAGCTCGGGATCCCGGGGTTGTACGTCCCGTCGGACCCCGGCGCGCCCGACGAGATGGCGGCCCAGGGCCGACTCGGTATCGACTTCGGCAAACTCTTCGAGAAGGGGCTGAAGTTGGGCACCGGCCAGTGTAACGTCAAGGAGTACAACCGGGAGCTGCGTGACATGATCATCGAGGGACGCGCCGACCCAAGCTGGGTCGTCTCCCACCGCGTCGACCTCGATCGCGCTCCGGAGATGTACGAGAAGTTCGACGAGCGCGAGGAGGGCGTTATCAAGGTCCTGCTCGAGCCGTAG
- a CDS encoding DUF1059 domain-containing protein produces the protein MNRKGGYVSNADDTVERACDHCEWHVIAESYPELIKRYQDHLRDEHPMAWMRS, from the coding sequence ATGAATCGGAAGGGCGGATACGTCAGTAACGCGGACGATACGGTCGAACGAGCGTGCGATCACTGCGAGTGGCACGTGATCGCGGAATCCTATCCGGAACTGATCAAACGGTATCAGGATCACCTCCGCGACGAACACCCGATGGCGTGGATGCGAAGCTGA
- a CDS encoding CobW family GTP-binding protein: MTENGPIPVTVVSGYLGAGKTTLINHVLSNPGGRRIAVIVNDMGEINVDADRIARENDEDGIVDLSNGCICCRLRGDLLEEARRLAERRTFDYLLVESSGISEPIPVAQVFTEGTDESDVDPTTLFRLDTMVTVLDTYGFWKEFDAGERLPEGAQPDADRPLSEVLVEGIEFCDVLLLNKSDMVPDDVLEEIEAVVETLQPRAKRLRTSYCEIDPDVVLDTGRFDFESAKRSQGWKRHLRGEGHDHGDGPDAHNGERTAAEMHGVSSFVFRSDRPFHPERLADWLEEWDGSIVRAKGVCYVADREDVIGVSQAGPSVRAGPIGEWRPDDDRRTQLVFIGREMDEERIREELEACVIAGDEVAEMEPSVDPFPL, from the coding sequence ATGACAGAGAACGGCCCAATTCCCGTCACCGTCGTCAGCGGCTACCTCGGAGCGGGAAAGACGACGTTGATCAATCACGTGCTGTCGAATCCGGGCGGACGGCGGATAGCGGTGATCGTCAACGACATGGGAGAGATCAACGTCGATGCGGACCGCATCGCGCGGGAAAACGATGAGGACGGGATCGTGGACCTCTCGAACGGCTGTATCTGCTGTCGGTTACGGGGAGATCTCCTCGAGGAAGCAAGGCGGCTGGCGGAACGCCGAACGTTTGACTACCTGCTGGTCGAGTCCTCGGGGATCAGCGAGCCGATTCCCGTGGCACAGGTCTTCACCGAGGGGACCGACGAGAGCGACGTCGATCCGACGACGCTGTTTCGATTGGACACGATGGTGACCGTTCTCGATACGTACGGGTTCTGGAAGGAGTTCGACGCCGGAGAGCGGCTTCCGGAGGGTGCACAACCCGACGCCGACCGACCGTTGAGCGAGGTCCTCGTCGAGGGGATCGAGTTCTGCGACGTCCTGCTGCTCAACAAGTCCGACATGGTTCCCGACGACGTCCTCGAGGAGATCGAAGCGGTCGTCGAGACCCTCCAACCGCGAGCGAAACGGCTCCGAACGAGCTACTGCGAGATCGATCCGGACGTCGTCCTCGACACCGGTCGGTTCGACTTCGAGTCGGCCAAGCGCTCGCAGGGCTGGAAACGTCACCTGCGTGGCGAGGGCCACGATCACGGAGACGGGCCGGACGCCCACAACGGAGAGCGCACCGCTGCCGAGATGCACGGCGTCTCGTCGTTCGTCTTCCGGTCCGACCGACCGTTTCACCCGGAGCGACTCGCGGACTGGCTCGAGGAGTGGGACGGATCGATCGTTCGCGCCAAGGGCGTCTGTTACGTCGCGGACCGCGAGGACGTGATCGGCGTCAGCCAGGCCGGCCCGTCCGTCAGGGCCGGTCCGATCGGCGAGTGGCGGCCCGACGACGACCGGCGCACGCAACTGGTGTTCATCGGCCGAGAGATGGATGAAGAGCGGATTCGAGAGGAACTCGAGGCGTGCGTGATCGCGGGCGACGAAGTGGCGGAGATGGAACCGTCGGTCGATCCGTTCCCGCTATGA
- a CDS encoding ArsR/SmtB family transcription factor produces the protein MSLIEVLGNGTRLEILRELSRGPKYVSELAEAVGMDGTSAVHHLSTLEDAGLVEWYMRGNRKYYRLTSSLELRIAPPPERTFVLQADEINASEPSDR, from the coding sequence ATGTCCCTGATCGAGGTACTGGGGAACGGGACCCGACTCGAGATTCTGCGCGAACTCTCCCGGGGGCCGAAGTACGTCTCCGAACTCGCCGAGGCGGTCGGCATGGACGGAACGAGCGCCGTCCACCACCTCTCGACGCTCGAGGACGCCGGCTTAGTCGAGTGGTATATGCGCGGCAACCGGAAGTACTACCGACTCACGAGTTCACTCGAGTTACGGATCGCACCGCCGCCGGAGCGGACGTTCGTCCTGCAGGCCGACGAGATCAACGCGTCGGAACCGTCCGATCGGTGA
- a CDS encoding amphi-Trp domain-containing protein: MSDRVTLPEDRDRDRRTITDGFFEREVYLSRQETAAFLRELADQLEADTTVTVAGSTWEIPFEYRDPVEVEIEFASKRERELEIELEFTERGDGSDLSVR, encoded by the coding sequence ATGTCGGATCGAGTTACCCTTCCGGAAGACCGCGATCGAGACCGGCGGACGATCACCGACGGGTTCTTCGAACGAGAAGTCTACCTCTCGCGGCAGGAGACGGCCGCCTTCCTCCGGGAGCTCGCCGATCAACTCGAGGCCGACACGACGGTGACGGTCGCGGGGTCGACGTGGGAGATCCCCTTCGAGTACCGCGATCCGGTCGAGGTCGAGATCGAGTTCGCCAGCAAGCGCGAGCGCGAACTCGAGATCGAACTCGAGTTCACCGAACGGGGCGACGGGTCGGATCTCTCCGTCCGCTGA
- the fdhF gene encoding formate dehydrogenase subunit alpha, with translation MSSDQQEHHDPVETICPYCGVGCGIQIQQGDDPGDVQFMPWGDAPVNEGRICIKGGAATEVIDHEDRLTEPQIKEDGEFREATWEEAYEYVVDELERIRAEYGPDAMGFFGSSKTMNEENYLLQKLARRYGTNNVDNCTRMCHASTVWALRTSLGAGAMTNSMRDLREECDLFWIQGANPGEQHPIANSQYFRQAVLDGATVIQVDPHANKTTRSFKIDDTERHQHLQLNPGTDIPLLNIVLKTILEHHEDHPEDGWIDEEFVEDRTEGFDHLKETLEEFDKEAAAEECGLPLEEIELAAEKYAAADNAAIFTGMGMSQHACGVDNVQNEINLALITGNLGRPGTGVNPLRGQNNVQGTCDVGAMPNVLPGYQLVDDDEARESVEDVWGFEIPDEPGLTNVEISYAAGDSIQGLYVMGENPVMSEPDANAVAERLADLEFTVVQDIFPTETAEFADVLLPATTWAERGGTVTNTDRRVQRMRGVEKVHENTKHDLEILTEVGKRLFDDGDDLFDFDDPEEVFEELRQVCPSYHGMTYDLLGEEGLHWPCYELGDEGDPFLYEEEFETESGLGHIEGVQHTPPAETPDDEYPLILTTARLEEHYNTGTMSTRSPTLNRQTPENFVDVHPDDAERYGIEDGEYVRLHSRRGEITLEAHVTEDTKEGVVWTTPHFAAASANRLTNHVLDERAKIPEYKAAAAEIEVDVEPLGETADPAADD, from the coding sequence ATGTCCAGCGATCAGCAAGAGCACCACGATCCGGTCGAGACGATCTGCCCGTACTGCGGCGTCGGGTGTGGCATTCAGATTCAGCAGGGCGACGACCCCGGCGACGTCCAGTTCATGCCGTGGGGCGACGCGCCGGTCAACGAGGGCCGCATCTGCATCAAGGGCGGCGCAGCAACGGAAGTGATCGACCACGAAGACCGACTCACCGAACCGCAGATCAAGGAGGACGGCGAGTTCCGCGAGGCGACCTGGGAGGAGGCCTACGAGTACGTCGTCGACGAACTCGAGCGGATCCGCGCCGAGTACGGCCCGGACGCGATGGGCTTTTTCGGCTCCTCGAAGACGATGAACGAGGAGAACTACCTCCTCCAGAAGCTCGCGCGCCGGTACGGAACGAACAACGTCGATAACTGCACGCGGATGTGCCACGCCTCGACGGTCTGGGCGCTGCGGACCAGTCTGGGCGCCGGCGCGATGACCAACAGCATGCGCGACCTCCGCGAGGAGTGCGACCTGTTCTGGATTCAGGGAGCCAATCCCGGCGAGCAACACCCCATCGCCAACAGCCAGTACTTCCGACAGGCGGTCCTGGACGGCGCGACCGTGATTCAGGTCGATCCGCACGCGAACAAGACGACGCGGTCGTTCAAGATCGACGACACGGAGCGCCACCAGCACCTCCAGTTGAATCCCGGCACCGACATCCCGCTGCTGAATATCGTCCTGAAGACGATCCTCGAGCACCACGAGGACCATCCCGAAGACGGTTGGATCGACGAGGAGTTCGTCGAAGATCGCACGGAGGGGTTCGACCACCTGAAAGAGACCCTCGAGGAGTTCGACAAGGAGGCCGCGGCCGAGGAGTGTGGCCTCCCGCTCGAGGAGATCGAACTCGCGGCGGAGAAGTACGCGGCGGCCGACAACGCGGCCATCTTCACGGGGATGGGGATGAGCCAGCACGCCTGCGGCGTCGACAACGTGCAAAACGAGATCAACCTGGCGCTGATCACCGGCAACCTCGGCCGGCCCGGGACGGGGGTCAACCCGCTACGCGGTCAGAACAACGTCCAGGGGACCTGCGACGTCGGCGCGATGCCGAACGTCCTCCCGGGCTATCAGCTGGTCGACGACGACGAGGCCCGCGAGTCCGTCGAGGACGTCTGGGGGTTCGAGATTCCGGACGAGCCGGGACTGACGAACGTCGAAATCTCCTACGCGGCCGGCGACTCGATTCAGGGGCTGTACGTCATGGGCGAGAATCCCGTGATGAGCGAGCCCGACGCTAACGCCGTCGCCGAGCGCCTCGCGGACCTCGAGTTCACGGTCGTCCAGGACATCTTCCCGACCGAAACCGCGGAATTCGCCGATGTGCTCCTCCCGGCGACGACTTGGGCCGAACGCGGCGGCACCGTCACTAACACCGATCGTCGCGTCCAGCGCATGCGCGGCGTCGAGAAAGTCCACGAGAACACGAAGCACGACCTCGAGATCCTGACCGAAGTCGGGAAGCGGCTCTTCGACGACGGCGACGACCTGTTTGATTTCGACGACCCGGAAGAAGTCTTCGAGGAACTGCGGCAGGTCTGCCCGAGCTACCACGGGATGACCTACGACCTGCTCGGCGAGGAGGGGCTGCACTGGCCCTGCTACGAACTCGGCGACGAGGGCGATCCGTTCCTCTACGAGGAGGAGTTCGAGACCGAGAGCGGACTGGGCCACATCGAGGGCGTCCAGCACACCCCGCCCGCCGAAACCCCGGACGACGAGTACCCGCTGATCCTCACGACCGCGCGCCTCGAGGAACACTACAACACGGGGACGATGAGCACCCGATCGCCGACGCTCAATCGCCAGACGCCGGAGAACTTCGTCGACGTCCATCCCGACGACGCCGAGCGCTACGGGATCGAGGACGGCGAGTACGTCCGGCTCCACTCGCGACGCGGCGAGATCACGCTCGAGGCTCACGTCACCGAGGACACCAAGGAAGGGGTCGTCTGGACGACGCCGCACTTCGCGGCCGCCTCTGCCAACCGGCTCACGAACCACGTCCTCGACGAGCGGGCGAAGATCCCCGAGTACAAGGCCGCGGCCGCGGAGATCGAGGTCGACGTCGAACCGCTCGGCGAGACCGCCGATCCGGCGGCCGACGACTGA
- a CDS encoding aldehyde ferredoxin oxidoreductase family protein, with protein MTELGGFQDNVARIDLSDGEVNYESIDDEDAEKYIGARGLGVKYVFEQGPDVDPLGPDNLLAFMNGPLSGTQVTMSGRIAICTKSPLTGTVTDSHHGGWSGARLKWAGFDGLLFEGQADEPVYAFVEDGEVELRDASHLWGKGVHETRDTIEEEVEGAFGKNLSIMAIGTAGENLVRFGNIMNEDDRASGRGGTGCVAGSKNLKAVVVKSGTKMPKPADKETFMEGHQQAMQAIQESEVTAPNEGGLSMYGTNVLMNITEEMDGHPTKNGVYTSGNAYNESEADRPHDLDADRISGENVRENILVDEPTCHSCPVACKKEVEVDVMHKGEDMNIRMESYEYESAWALGTNSANDDRDQIALMIDRCNDFGMDTIDTGNMLAMAMEMSEKGNVDEDVNWGDTEQMVEMIERIAHRDGDLPDALAEGAEGAAERFDAHDCRLDVKGETIAAYDPRCLKGMGIGYATSNRGACHLRGYTPAAEILGIPEKVDPYEWEGKGELTAQFQDLHAISDSFDICKFNAFAEGIEEYVTQYNGMTGLDVTEDELLETGERIYNLERYYNNLVGFDGSDDSLPERFLEDGIRGQGASEGEYCELEEMKEEYYDHRGWVDGVVPDEKLDDLGIDIGPGTGVSAGDSGAAAPGDD; from the coding sequence ATGACTGAACTCGGCGGATTCCAAGACAACGTCGCACGTATCGATCTGAGCGATGGGGAGGTGAACTACGAGTCGATCGACGACGAGGACGCGGAGAAGTATATCGGGGCTCGCGGCCTCGGTGTGAAGTACGTCTTCGAACAGGGTCCTGACGTCGATCCGCTCGGGCCGGACAACCTGCTGGCCTTCATGAACGGGCCGCTGTCGGGAACGCAGGTAACGATGAGCGGTCGGATCGCCATCTGCACGAAATCACCGCTGACGGGCACCGTCACGGACAGCCACCACGGCGGCTGGTCGGGTGCCCGGCTGAAGTGGGCCGGCTTCGACGGCCTGCTGTTCGAGGGACAGGCCGACGAGCCGGTCTACGCCTTCGTCGAGGACGGCGAGGTCGAACTCCGGGACGCCTCCCACCTCTGGGGGAAGGGCGTCCACGAGACCCGCGATACGATCGAGGAGGAGGTCGAGGGAGCCTTCGGCAAGAACCTCTCGATCATGGCGATCGGTACCGCGGGCGAGAACCTCGTTCGCTTCGGGAACATCATGAACGAGGACGATCGGGCTTCCGGTCGCGGCGGCACCGGCTGTGTCGCCGGCTCGAAGAACCTCAAGGCGGTGGTCGTCAAGTCCGGGACGAAGATGCCCAAACCGGCGGACAAGGAGACGTTCATGGAGGGCCACCAGCAGGCGATGCAGGCCATTCAGGAGTCGGAAGTCACCGCACCCAACGAGGGCGGCCTCTCGATGTACGGCACCAACGTCCTCATGAACATCACGGAAGAGATGGACGGCCATCCGACGAAGAACGGCGTCTACACCTCAGGGAACGCCTACAACGAGAGCGAGGCCGATCGACCGCACGACCTCGACGCCGACCGCATCAGCGGCGAGAACGTTCGGGAGAACATCCTCGTCGACGAGCCGACCTGTCACTCCTGTCCGGTCGCCTGCAAGAAGGAGGTCGAAGTCGACGTGATGCACAAGGGCGAGGACATGAACATCCGGATGGAGTCCTACGAGTACGAGTCCGCGTGGGCGCTCGGGACGAACTCCGCCAACGACGACCGAGATCAGATCGCCCTCATGATCGACCGCTGTAACGACTTCGGGATGGACACCATCGACACGGGCAACATGCTCGCGATGGCCATGGAGATGAGCGAGAAGGGGAACGTCGACGAGGACGTCAACTGGGGCGATACCGAACAGATGGTCGAGATGATCGAGCGCATCGCCCACCGCGACGGCGACCTCCCCGACGCGCTCGCGGAGGGCGCCGAGGGCGCGGCCGAGCGGTTCGACGCCCACGACTGCCGACTGGACGTCAAGGGCGAGACCATCGCCGCCTACGATCCCCGCTGCCTGAAGGGGATGGGCATCGGCTACGCGACCTCGAACCGCGGTGCCTGCCACCTGCGCGGGTACACCCCCGCTGCGGAGATCCTGGGTATCCCGGAGAAGGTCGACCCCTACGAGTGGGAGGGGAAGGGCGAACTCACCGCCCAGTTCCAGGACCTCCACGCCATCTCGGACAGCTTCGACATCTGCAAGTTCAACGCCTTCGCGGAGGGCATCGAGGAGTACGTCACCCAGTACAACGGGATGACCGGTCTCGACGTCACCGAGGACGAACTCCTCGAGACCGGCGAGCGCATCTACAACCTCGAGCGCTACTACAACAATCTCGTCGGCTTCGACGGCAGCGACGACTCGCTACCCGAGCGCTTCCTCGAGGACGGCATTCGCGGCCAGGGTGCCAGCGAGGGCGAGTACTGTGAACTCGAGGAGATGAAGGAGGAGTACTACGACCACCGCGGCTGGGTCGACGGCGTCGTCCCCGACGAGAAACTCGACGACCTCGGCATCGACATCGGCCCCGGAACGGGCGTCTCCGCGGGCGATAGCGGCGCTGCGGCACCGGGCGACGACTGA
- a CDS encoding DUF998 domain-containing protein, whose amino-acid sequence MATERSDVRIHEPRGDNQWLTGLVFVALAAQFMTVSMLAASMAPGYDFAQGAISDLGVIDETAPLFNASLVAAGALNLVGGYLFYRSHGTRWILAVYVLAAIGATGAGAVPLDTGDLHGLFALAAFLGFNLEAIASGTRVAGPMKAISVLAGVVGLAFVAVMAVGDAGTPAVFGPIGHGGAERLIVYPPMLWLLAFGGYLLAEPPIDAAAD is encoded by the coding sequence ATGGCGACCGAACGGTCCGACGTCAGGATCCACGAGCCGCGGGGCGACAACCAGTGGCTCACCGGGCTCGTGTTCGTCGCGCTCGCGGCCCAGTTCATGACCGTCAGCATGCTCGCCGCGTCGATGGCACCCGGCTACGATTTCGCGCAGGGGGCGATCAGCGATCTCGGCGTGATCGACGAGACGGCGCCGCTGTTCAACGCGTCGCTGGTCGCCGCCGGCGCGCTGAACCTCGTCGGCGGCTACCTCTTCTACCGCTCACACGGCACACGATGGATTCTGGCCGTCTACGTACTCGCCGCCATCGGGGCGACCGGCGCGGGCGCCGTCCCGCTCGACACCGGCGACCTCCACGGGCTGTTCGCCCTCGCGGCCTTCCTCGGATTCAACCTCGAGGCGATCGCCAGCGGGACTCGCGTCGCCGGCCCGATGAAGGCGATTTCGGTCCTCGCCGGGGTCGTCGGACTCGCCTTCGTCGCGGTGATGGCCGTCGGCGACGCCGGCACTCCTGCGGTCTTCGGCCCGATCGGCCACGGCGGCGCGGAGCGGCTGATCGTCTACCCGCCGATGCTGTGGCTGCTGGCCTTCGGCGGCTATCTGCTGGCCGAGCCGCCGATTGACGCTGCCGCGGACTGA